One window from the genome of Asterias amurensis chromosome 12, ASM3211899v1 encodes:
- the LOC139945108 gene encoding cholinesterase-like, which translates to MAHNGTSVVMGFMILLRRFLPRCVIMTLRASRGYLSNPFLATLVLLIAVISSHAAVSSEELVDTIYGQIVGFRKHVIDGDHVVAYLGIPYAKPPVGSRRYKPPETMGSWRPEVKNASAFGSSCVQVLDIAYPNFTGSEMWNTQLPLDEDCLYLNVWVPSPRPSRDRLPVMVWIFGGGFYGGVATLPVYDGSTLAATQGVIVVSMNYRVGSYGFLSFGNSEVPGNMGLLDQAMALQWVQDNIEYFNGDPDKVTLFGESAGAVSIGYHLQSRLSQPLFNRAIMQSGTSLCHWGLITNEEARERAMKFARGLNCVEYSDGTPFTDAQILACLRTKDPNETLNFEFVESNVYIFPFVPVVDGVFITETPKSAFERYAVKSTDIMLGSNKNEGSFFMIYYLPAFSKDTESLINNTKFNETVGTIFESMNKFAMSAIKFQYTDWLDPRDPRKLRDAAEAFVTDYKIACPIFETARAHTAAHNNAYLYRFQQRASNNPWAEWMGVLHGDEIAFAFGQPLHPSNGFSEDDIALSRKMMRLWSNFAKTGNPNTEHPNDPDELAEGWPPFRLDAPEHYILDSSTVDTPLYTDYDKASQCAFWREYLPKLNAQTADINEAEMKWKEEFHQWSTKYMVDWKAEFDNYIYNKDQECSRPNT; encoded by the exons ATGGCACACAACGGAACATCAGTCGTGATGGGTTTTATGATATTG TTACGGAGATTCCTACCGAGGTGTGTCATCATGACGCTGCGTGCAAGCAGGGGTTACCTCTCAAACCCATTCCTGGCCACTTTGGTTCTTTTAATCGCAGTCATTTCATCACATGCAGCTGTAAGTTCAGAGGAGCTGGTCGACACAATTTACGGACAAATTGTAGGATTTCGGAAACACGTCATCGATGGAGACCACGTTGTAGCATATTTGGGGATACCATACGCAAAGCCACCGGTGGGCAGCAGGCGGTACAAGCCGCCTGAGACCATGGGCTCGTGGAGGCCCGAAGTGAAGAATGCGTCGGCCTTTGGCTCGTCGTGCGTACAAGTGCTGGACATAGCGTACCCAAACTTTACAGGTTCTGAAATGTGGAACACACAGTTACCCCTGGATGAGGATTGCCTATACCTGAATGTGTGGGTACCTTCTCCGCGGCCCAGCAGGGATAGACTGCCGGTCATGGTTTGGATATTCGGCGGGGGTTTCTACGGTGGGGTGGCCACGCTACCCGTGTACGACGGCAGCACACTAGCAGCCACACAAGGTGTCATCGTGGTCTCGATGAACTATAGAGTCGGTTCTTATGGATTCTTATCTTTTGGAAACTCAGAGGTTCCTGGAAATATGGGTCTTCTCGATCAGGCCATGGCGTTGCAGTGGGTACAGGATAACATTGAATACTTCAACGGGGACCCAGATAAAGTGACGCTGTTTGGGGAGAGTGCTGGAGCGGTGAGCATTGGGTATCACCTGCAGTCCCGGCTGAGTCAACCGTTGTTCAACCGAGCGATCATGCAGAGCGGAACATCCTTGTGTCACTGGGGTCTGATCACAAACGAAGAGGCAAGAGAGCGAGCCATGAAATTCGCACGCGGTCTCAACTGCGTGGAATACTCCGACGGTACCCCGTTCACCGACGCTCAGATCCTGGCGTGCCTTCGCACCAAGGACCCAAACGAGACGCTGAATTTTGAGTTTGTAGAGAGCAACGTTTACATCTTCCCGTTCGTCCCTGTCGTGGACGGTGTGTTCATCACTGAGACCCCGAAGTCTGCCTTCGAGCGCTACGCAGTCAAATCAACAGACATCATGCTCGGCTCCAATAAAAACGAAGGCTCATTCTTCATGATCTACTACCTACCGGCATTCAGCAAAGACACGGAAAGTTTGATCAACAACACTAAATTTAACGAAACAGTCGGGACGATTTTTGAATCCATGAACAAGTTCGCCATGAGCGCAATCAAATTTCAATACACGGACTGGCTGGACCCACGGGACCCTCGCAAACTACGGGACGCCGCCGAGGCGTTCGTGACGGACTATAAAATCGCGTGTCCCATTTTTGAGACTGCTAGGGCACATACGGCGGCCCACAACAACGCATACCTTTACCGCTTCCAGCAGCGGGCGTCGAACAACCCCTGGGCCGAGTGGATGGGGGTTCTACACGGCGACGAGATAGCCTTCGCCTTCGGTCAGCCCTTGCATCCGAGTAATGGATTCTCAGAAGACGACATTGCTCTCAGCAGAAAGATGATGCGGTTATGGAGTAACTTTGCGAAAACTGG AAACCCCAACACGGAACATCCGAACGATCCGGACGAGCTTGCTGAAGGATGGCCTCCGTTCCGGTTAGATGCTCCGGAGCATTACATATTGGATTCCTCTACAGTGGATACTCCTTTGTATACTGACTACGATAAGGCTAGCCAGTGTGCATTCTGGAGGGAGTACCTACCAAAGCTCAACGCACAAACAG CTGATATTAATGAGGCCGAGATGAAATGGAAGGAGGAATTTCACCAGTGGAGCACCAAATACATGGTGGATTGGAAAGCAGAGTTCGACAATTACATCTATAACAAGGACCAAGAGTGTTCACGACCAAACACCTAA